One genomic window of Bradyrhizobium sp. CCGE-LA001 includes the following:
- a CDS encoding thermonuclease family protein, giving the protein MTQRLHLIVALVLVGSNHASAAPCHFEFQGEARVAAIVDGRSVRLDDGREIRLTGIEPAATAKQALTSLILGRDVILRSTDDTPDRYGRQGALVFVGESDTSVQALLLAQGDALVSAEITDKDCAAALMASEAEARRQKMGSWADPSAIKNAESPDDILAGIGRFMVVEGKVLSVRQAGATTYLNFGRNWTRGFAATISRRTLPAFESAGIALKSLENKRIRVRGWIEGNTGPRIDLRLVGQVELLGASEPTGVRP; this is encoded by the coding sequence GTGACGCAACGGCTTCATCTCATCGTCGCACTCGTTCTGGTCGGGTCGAACCACGCATCCGCCGCGCCGTGCCATTTCGAATTTCAAGGCGAGGCCCGCGTCGCCGCGATCGTCGATGGCCGCAGCGTGCGTCTCGATGACGGCCGCGAGATCCGCCTCACCGGCATCGAGCCGGCAGCGACGGCCAAGCAGGCGCTGACGTCGCTGATCCTCGGCCGCGACGTCATCCTCCGCAGCACGGACGACACGCCCGATCGCTACGGCCGCCAGGGCGCGTTGGTCTTCGTCGGTGAAAGCGACACCTCGGTGCAGGCCTTGCTGCTAGCCCAGGGCGACGCGCTCGTCTCCGCGGAGATCACCGACAAGGACTGCGCCGCCGCCCTGATGGCGTCGGAGGCGGAGGCGCGGCGCCAAAAAATGGGCAGCTGGGCTGACCCGTCGGCCATAAAAAACGCGGAAAGTCCGGACGATATTTTGGCGGGGATCGGGCGCTTTATGGTGGTCGAGGGCAAAGTCCTGTCGGTCCGGCAAGCTGGGGCAACGACCTACCTCAACTTCGGACGGAACTGGACACGCGGCTTTGCGGCGACTATTTCAAGGCGCACGTTACCGGCGTTCGAGAGCGCCGGAATAGCCCTCAAGTCCTTGGAGAACAAGCGTATTCGAGTCCGGGGCTGGATCGAGGGGAATACGGGGCCGCGGATCGATCTGCGCCTCGTAGGACAGGTCGAGTTGCTGGGTGCAAGCGAGCCGACAGGGGTAAGGCCCTAA
- a CDS encoding ABC transporter substrate-binding protein: MKHILSGIFAASLALSASAVQAQDKPPLKIGGILDMSSLYADITGPGSETAAKMAVEDFGGEVLGRKIQVLAADHQNKADLSANIARDMLDNQGVEMIYDVAASATALAAGEIAKARNKIIMFNGPGSIRLTNEACGPYTIHYVFDTYGQANSTGLATVKSGLDSWFFLTADYAFGQDLEKDTSAVVTKTGGKVLGSVRHPLNTSDFSSFLLQAQASKAKVIGLANAGGDTVNAIKQAAEFGITKGGQKVSPLLAFVTDIDSIGLETAQGLLLAEAFYWDLNDDTRAFSKRFTERMKRPPTSAQAGVYSSITHYLKAVKAAGTTDAATVIKVMKETPINDFFAKGGKIREDGRMIHDMYLFEVKKPAESKGRWDAYKLLATVPGSEAFQPLEQSRCSLVKK, from the coding sequence ATGAAGCATATTCTGTCGGGCATTTTTGCTGCGTCGCTTGCCCTCAGTGCGAGTGCGGTGCAGGCCCAGGACAAGCCGCCGCTGAAGATCGGCGGCATCCTCGACATGTCGAGCCTGTATGCCGACATCACGGGCCCCGGCAGCGAGACCGCGGCCAAGATGGCGGTGGAGGATTTTGGCGGAGAGGTGCTCGGCCGCAAGATCCAGGTGCTGGCGGCCGACCATCAAAACAAGGCGGATCTGTCCGCCAACATCGCCCGCGACATGCTCGACAATCAGGGCGTCGAGATGATCTACGACGTCGCGGCGTCCGCGACTGCGCTCGCCGCCGGCGAGATCGCCAAAGCGCGCAACAAGATCATCATGTTCAACGGTCCGGGCTCGATCCGTCTCACCAACGAGGCCTGCGGCCCCTACACCATCCACTACGTGTTCGACACCTACGGTCAGGCCAACTCGACCGGCCTCGCAACCGTGAAGTCGGGCCTCGATTCCTGGTTCTTCCTCACCGCCGATTACGCCTTCGGGCAGGATCTGGAAAAGGACACCAGCGCCGTCGTGACCAAGACCGGCGGCAAGGTGCTCGGCAGCGTGCGCCATCCGCTCAACACGTCGGACTTCTCGTCGTTTCTGCTTCAGGCGCAGGCGTCCAAGGCCAAGGTCATCGGGCTCGCCAACGCCGGCGGCGACACCGTCAACGCCATCAAGCAGGCGGCCGAGTTCGGCATCACCAAGGGCGGCCAGAAGGTCTCGCCGCTGCTCGCCTTCGTCACCGACATCGACTCGATCGGCCTGGAGACCGCGCAGGGTCTGCTGCTGGCCGAAGCGTTCTACTGGGACCTCAATGACGACACGCGCGCCTTCTCCAAGCGCTTCACCGAACGCATGAAGCGGCCGCCGACCTCGGCGCAGGCGGGCGTCTATTCCTCCATCACCCATTACCTGAAAGCCGTGAAAGCGGCGGGCACGACGGATGCGGCGACCGTGATCAAGGTGATGAAGGAGACGCCGATCAACGATTTCTTCGCCAAGGGTGGCAAGATCCGCGAGGATGGCCGCATGATCCACGACATGTACCTGTTCGAGGTGAAGAAGCCGGCGGAATCCAAGGGCCGCTGGGACGCTTACAAGCTGCTCGCCACCGTGCCCGGCAGCGAAGCGTTCCAGCCGCTGGAGCAGTCGCGCTGCTCGCTGGTGAAGAAGTGA
- a CDS encoding enoyl-CoA hydratase, with protein sequence MNDMVLQKLEGGLLTITMNRPERKNALNPDMVRGLVEAARRAADDPEVRAVLFKGAGGSFCVGGDVKSMAEGRAPLPFEQKLANLRRGMEVSRILHQMPKPVVAQLDGAAAGAGLSMALSCDLRIASESCKITTAFAKVGFSGDYGGTYFLTQLLGSARARELYLMSPVLTAKEAHAIGMVTKVVPDAEIDTAAHELALSLAQGPSIALGFIKRNINNAEHLALEDCFDGEAIHHTRCGDTEDHKEAAKAFVEKRKPTFKGA encoded by the coding sequence ATGAATGACATGGTCCTGCAAAAGCTCGAAGGCGGGCTGCTCACCATCACGATGAACCGGCCCGAGCGCAAGAATGCGCTCAACCCGGACATGGTGCGCGGGCTGGTCGAGGCGGCGCGGCGCGCGGCTGACGATCCGGAGGTGAGGGCGGTGCTGTTCAAGGGCGCCGGCGGTTCCTTCTGCGTCGGCGGTGACGTCAAGTCGATGGCGGAGGGACGGGCACCGCTGCCGTTCGAGCAGAAGCTTGCAAATCTCCGCCGCGGCATGGAGGTCTCGCGCATCCTGCACCAGATGCCGAAGCCCGTGGTGGCGCAGCTCGATGGCGCAGCCGCCGGCGCCGGTCTATCGATGGCGCTGTCCTGCGATCTGCGCATCGCCAGCGAATCGTGCAAGATCACGACCGCTTTCGCAAAAGTCGGCTTCTCCGGCGACTACGGCGGCACTTACTTCCTGACGCAGCTGCTCGGCAGCGCGCGGGCGCGTGAGCTCTACCTGATGTCGCCGGTGCTCACCGCGAAAGAAGCGCATGCGATCGGCATGGTGACCAAGGTCGTGCCCGACGCCGAGATCGACACCGCCGCCCACGAGCTCGCGCTGTCGCTGGCGCAGGGCCCGTCGATCGCGCTCGGCTTCATCAAGCGCAACATCAACAATGCCGAGCATCTGGCGCTGGAGGATTGCTTCGACGGCGAGGCGATCCATCACACCCGCTGCGGCGACACCGAGGACCACAAGGAAGCCGCGAAAGCTTTCGTCGAGAAGCGCAAGCCGACCTTCAAGGGCGCATGA
- a CDS encoding enoyl-CoA hydratase/isomerase family protein translates to MSTYKDIGVEKVGHVGTIEIRRPPLNFFDISLINQIADALDEFDRDIEIRASVLSAQGKAFCAGANFGDPARQEQEAREAEKKGDPADSLGPINHLYIQAVRIFRAKKPIVAAVQGAAIGGGLGLAVSADFRVTCPEARFSANFTKLGFHPGFGLTVTLPELIGKNNAELMFYTSRRVTGEEAYKWGLANELVPQDQVKPAAMKLAGEIAECSPLGLLSTRATMRASLADRVMAATNHELAEQTRLRATEDFKEGVKATEERRVANFKGR, encoded by the coding sequence ATGAGCACCTACAAAGATATCGGCGTCGAGAAGGTCGGGCATGTCGGCACCATCGAGATTCGCCGTCCGCCACTCAACTTCTTCGACATTTCGCTGATCAACCAGATCGCGGATGCGCTCGATGAGTTCGACCGCGACATCGAGATCCGGGCCTCGGTCCTGTCGGCACAGGGCAAGGCGTTCTGCGCCGGCGCCAATTTCGGCGATCCGGCACGGCAGGAGCAGGAGGCGCGCGAGGCCGAGAAGAAGGGCGACCCGGCCGACAGTCTCGGCCCGATCAACCATCTCTACATCCAGGCCGTGCGCATCTTCCGCGCCAAGAAGCCCATCGTCGCGGCCGTGCAGGGCGCGGCCATCGGCGGCGGCCTCGGCCTTGCGGTATCCGCCGATTTCCGCGTCACCTGCCCCGAGGCGCGCTTCTCCGCGAACTTCACCAAGCTCGGCTTCCATCCCGGCTTCGGGCTGACCGTGACGCTGCCCGAGCTGATCGGCAAGAACAATGCCGAGCTGATGTTCTACACCAGCCGCCGCGTCACGGGCGAGGAAGCCTACAAATGGGGCCTCGCCAATGAGCTGGTGCCGCAGGACCAGGTCAAGCCGGCCGCCATGAAACTCGCCGGCGAGATCGCCGAATGCTCCCCGCTCGGCCTGCTCTCGACCCGCGCCACGATGCGCGCCAGCCTCGCCGACCGCGTCATGGCCGCGACCAATCACGAGCTCGCCGAGCAGACCCGCCTGCGCGCGACGGAGGATTTCAAGGAAGGCGTCAAGGCGACCGAAGAACGGCGCGTGGCGAATTTTAAGGGGCGTTGA
- a CDS encoding acyl-CoA dehydrogenase family protein, with protein MTAALRFDPIRLPEKCEQLRKEVRAFLAEEIAAGTFDPHKPNREDIDAPEFSRRVGAKGWLGMTWPKKYGGQERSFLERYVVTEEMRVANAPTRRFFVADRQSGPVLLKYAPEHIKMDILPRICRGEICFAIGMSEPNSGSDLFAAKTRATKTDGGYLINGTKIWTSSAHIADYMIAIFRTSPPTKENRRHGLTQFLVKMKQPGIQVNPIGQITGQYEFNEVVFTDFFVPDDHVLGEVDGAWKQATSELAYERSGPERFLETYYVLTELVRAVGPNPDTRSAEGIGRLVAQLHTMRRMSVSVAGMLEAGKEPVVEASIVKDIGTVWEQQLPHRVRDLAAFVEETATNRETLERQLDFAIKTAPKLTIQGGTTEVLRGIIARGLGLR; from the coding sequence ATGACCGCTGCCCTCCGTTTCGATCCGATCCGCCTGCCCGAGAAGTGCGAGCAATTGCGCAAGGAAGTGCGTGCCTTCCTCGCCGAGGAGATCGCCGCCGGCACTTTCGATCCGCACAAGCCCAACCGCGAAGACATTGACGCGCCGGAATTTTCCCGGCGGGTCGGCGCCAAGGGCTGGCTCGGCATGACCTGGCCGAAAAAATACGGCGGCCAGGAGCGCTCCTTCCTCGAGCGCTACGTGGTGACCGAGGAGATGCGCGTCGCCAACGCGCCGACGCGGCGCTTCTTTGTCGCCGACCGCCAGAGCGGGCCGGTGCTGCTGAAATACGCGCCCGAGCACATCAAAATGGACATCCTGCCGCGCATCTGCCGCGGCGAGATCTGCTTTGCCATCGGCATGAGCGAGCCGAACTCCGGCTCCGACCTTTTCGCGGCGAAAACGCGCGCGACTAAAACCGACGGCGGCTATCTCATCAACGGCACCAAGATCTGGACCTCGTCGGCGCACATCGCCGACTACATGATCGCGATCTTCCGAACCTCGCCGCCGACCAAGGAAAACCGCCGGCACGGCCTCACCCAGTTCCTGGTCAAGATGAAGCAGCCGGGCATCCAGGTGAACCCCATCGGCCAGATCACCGGCCAGTACGAGTTCAACGAAGTCGTGTTCACCGACTTCTTCGTGCCCGACGATCACGTGCTCGGCGAGGTCGACGGCGCCTGGAAGCAGGCGACGAGCGAGCTCGCCTATGAGCGCTCGGGTCCCGAACGCTTCCTCGAAACCTATTACGTGCTGACCGAGCTGGTCCGCGCGGTCGGCCCCAATCCGGATACGCGCAGCGCCGAAGGCATCGGGCGCCTCGTCGCGCAGCTTCACACCATGCGGCGCATGTCGGTCTCGGTCGCCGGCATGCTGGAGGCCGGCAAGGAGCCGGTGGTAGAGGCGTCCATCGTTAAGGACATCGGCACGGTCTGGGAGCAGCAGCTGCCGCATCGCGTGCGCGATCTCGCCGCCTTCGTCGAGGAGACCGCGACCAACCGCGAGACTTTGGAGCGGCAGCTCGACTTCGCCATCAAGACCGCGCCGAAACTCACCATCCAGGGCGGCACCACCGAGGTCCTGCGCGGCATCATCGCCCGCGGACTTGGCTTGCGCTAA
- a CDS encoding acyl-CoA dehydrogenase family protein, with the protein MAESDNIIVETAEKIFADLADPQTINNDRKDSWQAPLWQALSESGLTLSWVPDDLGGSGASLADGFALLNAAGRFAVAVPLAETMLAGWLLTQAKITSPEGEMTVLPASPRDRITLDANGALSGRARGVPFAKAAKHFAVLAHGKDGASIALVDAAKARIEAGLNVGYDHSDTVTLDKVQPVAIKPAPKGFDQTNLMLMGGVARSLQIAGALESMLDISVRYSNERVAFEKKISKFQAVQHNLARLAGESAAALAAATSAADAIANAKSFDDEVYLEAASAKIRCAEAAEKGGAIAHQVHGAIGFTMEHILHRYSLRALAWRDDFGSESHWAVELGKLVASRGADELWPLVASR; encoded by the coding sequence GTGGCGGAGAGTGACAATATCATCGTCGAGACCGCGGAGAAGATCTTCGCCGATCTCGCCGATCCGCAGACCATCAACAACGACAGGAAGGATTCCTGGCAGGCGCCGCTGTGGCAAGCGCTGAGCGAATCCGGCCTGACGCTGTCCTGGGTGCCGGATGATCTCGGCGGCTCCGGCGCCAGCCTTGCCGACGGCTTTGCCCTTCTGAACGCTGCGGGCCGCTTTGCGGTTGCAGTCCCCTTGGCCGAGACCATGCTGGCGGGCTGGCTGCTGACGCAGGCGAAGATCACATCGCCCGAAGGCGAGATGACCGTGCTGCCGGCCTCGCCGCGGGATCGCATCACGCTCGATGCCAATGGCGCGCTCTCCGGCCGCGCGCGCGGAGTGCCCTTTGCCAAGGCGGCGAAGCACTTTGCAGTGCTCGCACACGGCAAGGACGGCGCTTCCATCGCGCTGGTCGATGCAGCCAAGGCGCGGATCGAAGCCGGGCTCAATGTCGGCTACGACCACAGCGACACCGTCACGCTCGACAAAGTGCAGCCCGTGGCGATCAAGCCGGCACCGAAGGGCTTCGACCAGACCAATTTGATGCTGATGGGCGGCGTCGCCCGCAGCCTCCAGATCGCGGGCGCGCTGGAATCCATGCTCGACATCTCCGTGCGCTATTCCAACGAGCGCGTCGCCTTCGAGAAGAAGATCTCGAAATTTCAGGCCGTGCAGCACAATCTCGCGCGCCTCGCCGGCGAATCCGCCGCAGCACTGGCGGCCGCAACGTCCGCGGCCGATGCGATCGCGAACGCAAAATCCTTCGACGACGAGGTCTATCTCGAAGCCGCCTCGGCAAAGATCCGCTGCGCGGAAGCTGCGGAAAAGGGCGGTGCCATCGCGCATCAGGTTCATGGCGCGATCGGCTTCACCATGGAGCACATCCTGCACCGCTATTCACTGCGGGCGCTTGCCTGGCGCGACGATTTCGGCTCGGAAAGCCACTGGGCTGTCGAGCTCGGCAAGCTCGTCGCAAGCCGCGGTGCCGATGAATTATGGCCGCTCGTGGCGTCGCGCTGA
- a CDS encoding SDR family NAD(P)-dependent oxidoreductase: MAKDSLCAIVTGSASGLGAATAEILARSGARLVINYSSSQKEAEATAELCRKAGAAEVLVAQGDVSKDDDCRKIVAAASGWGRLDILVNNAGTTKHVAHADLDGLSAEDFQRVYGVNTIGPFQMVRAARSLLEAGAKASGRPSAVVNVSSVAGISGVGSSIAYAASKGALNTMTLSLSRALAPLIRVNTVCPGYIDTPWFTKGRGEAGAKQVRDSVVAKVPLKVASSAEDIAQLVCFLAMPASSNMTGEVVRMDAGMHLIT, encoded by the coding sequence ATGGCCAAGGATAGTCTGTGCGCAATCGTGACGGGGTCGGCGTCTGGCCTCGGTGCTGCGACCGCGGAAATTCTCGCGCGGAGCGGGGCTCGGCTCGTCATCAACTATTCGTCGAGCCAGAAGGAGGCCGAGGCAACGGCAGAGCTCTGCCGCAAGGCGGGCGCCGCGGAAGTCCTGGTCGCGCAGGGCGACGTCTCCAAGGATGACGATTGCCGCAAGATCGTCGCTGCGGCCAGCGGCTGGGGCCGGCTCGACATCCTCGTCAACAATGCCGGCACCACGAAGCACGTCGCGCACGCCGATCTCGACGGATTGTCGGCGGAGGATTTCCAGCGCGTATATGGCGTCAACACCATCGGCCCGTTCCAGATGGTGCGCGCGGCGCGCAGCCTGCTCGAAGCCGGCGCGAAAGCTTCGGGCCGGCCCTCCGCCGTCGTCAACGTGTCCTCGGTCGCCGGCATCAGCGGCGTCGGCTCGTCGATCGCTTATGCCGCGAGCAAGGGCGCGCTCAACACCATGACCCTGTCGCTCTCGCGCGCGCTGGCGCCGCTGATCCGCGTCAACACGGTGTGCCCCGGCTATATCGACACGCCCTGGTTCACCAAGGGCCGCGGCGAAGCCGGCGCCAAGCAGGTGCGCGACAGCGTGGTGGCGAAGGTGCCGCTCAAGGTCGCATCATCTGCGGAAGACATCGCCCAGCTCGTCTGCTTCTTGGCGATGCCGGCCTCCAGCAACATGACCGGCGAGGTCGTGCGCATGGATGCGGGGATGCATTTGATTACGTGA
- a CDS encoding GlsB/YeaQ/YmgE family stress response membrane protein codes for MSMGGLLWIIVVGFIAGLIARWLAPGPNNPSGFILTTILGIAGAFLATFVGQSIGHYSPDQGAGFITATIGAVVVLFIWHRLVASGVIKG; via the coding sequence ATGAGCATGGGCGGCCTGTTGTGGATTATCGTCGTCGGCTTCATTGCCGGCCTCATCGCGCGCTGGCTCGCGCCGGGGCCGAACAATCCGAGCGGCTTCATCCTCACCACCATCCTCGGCATCGCCGGCGCGTTTCTGGCAACCTTCGTCGGTCAGTCCATCGGACATTACAGCCCCGACCAGGGCGCCGGCTTCATCACCGCCACCATCGGCGCGGTGGTGGTGCTGTTCATCTGGCACCGCCTGGTGGCCAGTGGGGTGATCAAGGGGTAG
- a CDS encoding YidB family protein — MGLLDVLNGMQNGPRGQSAPSSEKSSGGMSPMTMALLGLLAWKAFKHMTANQSGTAPQPSPTPAPPPVNTADSGGLGGLGGLLKGGLGGLLAGGAAGTVLSGGLGDLLNQLQQGGQGETANSWVGKGENKPIEPGDLASALGADQIESLSAQSGLSRDELLSGLSQYLPQVIDHLTPDGRLPTENELSGRI; from the coding sequence ATGGGTCTACTCGACGTCCTCAACGGCATGCAGAACGGCCCGCGCGGCCAGAGCGCGCCCAGCTCCGAGAAATCCTCCGGCGGCATGTCGCCGATGACCATGGCGCTGCTCGGTCTGCTGGCCTGGAAGGCGTTCAAGCATATGACCGCGAACCAGTCCGGCACGGCGCCGCAACCGTCGCCGACACCGGCTCCTCCGCCGGTGAACACCGCGGACAGCGGAGGTCTTGGCGGTCTCGGAGGCCTGCTCAAAGGTGGCCTCGGCGGCCTGCTCGCGGGCGGCGCGGCCGGTACCGTACTCAGCGGCGGGCTCGGCGATCTCCTCAATCAGCTCCAGCAGGGCGGCCAGGGCGAGACCGCGAATTCCTGGGTGGGCAAGGGCGAGAACAAGCCGATTGAACCCGGCGATCTCGCCAGCGCGCTCGGCGCCGACCAGATCGAGAGCCTGTCCGCGCAGAGCGGCTTGTCGCGCGACGAACTGCTGTCCGGACTCAGCCAGTATCTGCCGCAAGTGATCGACCATCTGACGCCGGACGGGCGGCTGCCGACCGAGAACGAGCTCTCGGGCCGCATTTAA
- a CDS encoding 2-dehydropantoate 2-reductase has protein sequence MSTDRPIVVAGAGAIGCFVGGMLAASGRRVALLVRPRVKIEIERFGLRLTDFNGSETRLGAGQLALSEDTSIFHSAGIVLVTVKSADTADVADQIAQHAPRDAVIVSLQNGVGNVAVLRERLDGRRVLAGMVPFNVIAMGEGRFHRSTSGDIHVGADDANTAAALSVPGLAMRASRDITGVQWGKLIINLNNALSALSDMPLAAQLANRDWRRLFADQMAEGLAALKAAGIAPISATPIPMGWTPALLRLPDTIFNAILGRTMKIDPEARSSMWQDLKQGRKTEIDYLQGAVIGLAEQNNVDVPLMRRIVALIKEAEVAGKGPPGLTPQQIRG, from the coding sequence GTGTCTACGGATCGACCGATCGTGGTGGCCGGCGCCGGCGCCATCGGCTGTTTCGTCGGCGGCATGCTGGCGGCCTCGGGCCGCCGCGTCGCGCTGCTGGTGCGGCCGCGGGTGAAGATCGAGATCGAGCGGTTCGGCCTGCGGCTGACCGATTTCAACGGCTCGGAGACGAGGCTCGGCGCGGGCCAGCTCGCATTGTCGGAGGATACTTCGATCTTCCACAGCGCCGGCATCGTGCTGGTGACGGTGAAGAGTGCCGATACCGCAGATGTCGCGGACCAGATCGCGCAGCATGCGCCACGGGATGCCGTCATCGTGTCCCTGCAAAACGGCGTCGGCAATGTCGCGGTGCTGCGCGAGCGCCTCGACGGCCGCCGCGTGCTCGCCGGCATGGTGCCCTTCAACGTGATCGCGATGGGCGAGGGCCGTTTCCACCGCTCGACCTCCGGCGATATCCATGTCGGCGCGGACGATGCGAACACCGCGGCCGCGCTGTCGGTGCCGGGCCTTGCGATGCGTGCGAGCCGCGACATCACCGGCGTGCAATGGGGCAAGCTCATCATCAATCTGAACAATGCACTCAGCGCGCTGTCCGACATGCCGCTCGCCGCCCAACTGGCGAACCGCGACTGGCGGAGGCTGTTCGCCGACCAGATGGCGGAGGGGCTGGCCGCGCTGAAGGCCGCCGGCATCGCCCCGATCTCGGCAACGCCGATTCCAATGGGCTGGACGCCGGCCCTGCTGCGGCTGCCGGACACGATCTTCAATGCGATCCTGGGACGCACGATGAAGATCGATCCGGAGGCGCGCTCCTCGATGTGGCAGGATCTGAAGCAGGGCCGCAAGACCGAGATCGACTATCTCCAGGGCGCGGTCATCGGCCTGGCCGAGCAGAACAATGTCGATGTGCCGCTGATGCGCCGCATTGTTGCGCTGATCAAGGAAGCCGAGGTCGCCGGCAAGGGTCCGCCCGGTCTGACGCCGCAGCAAATTCGCGGCTAG
- a CDS encoding AMP-binding protein codes for MLLPLSDVPRWYAQRKPHGTIAVRHGQDTLTWDELERGANRRARAFMAKGVKPGDFVAIGLPNGNAFFETSFAVWKCGATPTSLSWRLPRGEAAAVLDILKPALVVGGEADWNAPNRLPADFVPEGFSDEPLDPPVARYWKAMTSGGSTGRPKVILDHHPAVTDTAAAPPLNIPFGVSLLNPGPLYHNAPFIVSHYALFVGGQLTGLTKFDAEETLRQIERERVQWVNFVPTMMHRIWALPERVRNGYDLSSLQTVFHMAAPMPPWLKENWIAWLGPERIWELYGGTERQGACIISGTEWLTHKGSVGKIGDMAKLRIIGEDGNDVAPGETGEIYFLNNDGKDATYHYLGAEPKRRSDGWESLGDIGRLDAEGYLYLGDRLADMVLRGGANIYPAEVEAAVSEAPGVRSCVVVGLPDPELGQRVHAIIEPEPDADGQAIADGMAEFLKDRLSRYKHPESFEIVGAPPRDDSGKVRRTLLRDERAAWMKEGRAFRILPSKARAHAE; via the coding sequence ATGCTGCTGCCCCTGTCCGACGTGCCGCGCTGGTACGCTCAACGAAAACCACATGGCACGATCGCCGTCCGTCACGGGCAGGACACGCTGACATGGGACGAGCTCGAGCGTGGCGCCAACCGGCGTGCGCGGGCGTTCATGGCCAAGGGCGTCAAGCCCGGCGACTTCGTCGCGATCGGATTGCCCAACGGCAACGCGTTTTTCGAGACCTCCTTTGCAGTGTGGAAGTGCGGGGCGACGCCGACCTCGCTGTCATGGCGCTTGCCGCGCGGCGAAGCCGCCGCCGTGCTCGACATCCTCAAGCCGGCGCTGGTGGTCGGCGGCGAGGCCGACTGGAACGCGCCGAACCGCTTGCCCGCCGATTTCGTGCCGGAGGGATTCTCGGATGAACCGCTCGATCCGCCGGTGGCGCGCTATTGGAAGGCGATGACCTCGGGCGGCTCGACCGGCCGGCCCAAGGTGATCCTCGACCATCATCCGGCGGTGACCGATACGGCGGCTGCGCCGCCGCTCAACATTCCCTTCGGCGTCTCGCTGCTCAATCCCGGCCCACTCTATCACAATGCGCCGTTCATCGTGTCGCATTACGCGCTCTTCGTCGGCGGCCAGCTCACCGGTCTCACCAAATTCGACGCCGAGGAGACGCTGCGGCAGATCGAGCGCGAGCGCGTGCAATGGGTCAATTTCGTGCCGACCATGATGCACCGGATCTGGGCGCTGCCGGAGCGCGTGCGCAATGGCTACGATTTGTCGAGCCTTCAGACGGTCTTCCACATGGCGGCTCCGATGCCGCCCTGGCTCAAGGAGAACTGGATCGCCTGGCTGGGGCCCGAGCGGATTTGGGAGCTCTATGGCGGCACCGAGCGCCAGGGCGCCTGTATCATCTCAGGCACGGAATGGCTGACGCACAAGGGCTCGGTCGGCAAGATCGGCGACATGGCGAAGCTTCGCATCATCGGCGAGGACGGCAACGACGTCGCGCCAGGCGAGACCGGCGAGATCTATTTCCTCAACAATGACGGCAAGGACGCGACCTACCATTATCTCGGCGCCGAGCCGAAGCGCCGCAGCGATGGCTGGGAATCCCTCGGCGATATCGGCCGGCTGGACGCCGAAGGCTATCTCTATCTCGGCGACCGCCTCGCCGACATGGTGCTGCGTGGCGGCGCCAACATCTATCCAGCCGAGGTCGAGGCCGCGGTGTCCGAGGCTCCCGGCGTGCGCTCCTGCGTCGTGGTGGGATTGCCCGATCCGGAATTGGGCCAGCGCGTGCACGCCATCATCGAGCCGGAGCCTGATGCGGACGGCCAGGCGATCGCCGACGGCATGGCGGAGTTCTTGAAGGACAGGCTCAGCCGCTACAAGCACCCCGAGAGCTTCGAGATCGTCGGCGCCCCGCCCCGCGATGATTCCGGTAAGGTCCGCCGCACCCTGTTGCGCGACGAGCGCGCGGCGTGGATGAAGGAAGGCCGCGCCTTCCGGATTTTGCCGTCGAAGGCGCGGGCGCACGCTGAATAA
- a CDS encoding RraA family protein has translation MTITIAANSVPKPPADIIAGFRGAPTSVISDNLARLPGAVGLKPYHRGGALVGTAFTVRTRPGDNLAIHRALELVGPGDVIVVDGGGDETRALVGEIMKNIAQWRKAEGYVIDGAIRDVAAFAADDFPCYARAVIHRGPYKNGPGEINVPVTIGGSVISPGDIVVGDEDGVVSFPAAGAAALLEAVRVQVAREEETLKAIREGRYQGAYGKS, from the coding sequence ATGACGATCACCATCGCAGCCAACAGCGTGCCGAAGCCGCCGGCCGACATCATCGCGGGCTTTCGCGGCGCGCCGACCTCGGTCATCTCCGACAATCTTGCCCGCCTGCCTGGCGCGGTCGGGCTGAAGCCCTATCACCGCGGCGGCGCGCTGGTGGGTACGGCCTTCACTGTGCGCACCCGTCCCGGCGACAATCTCGCCATTCATCGCGCGCTCGAGCTGGTCGGTCCCGGCGACGTCATCGTGGTCGACGGCGGCGGCGACGAGACGCGCGCGCTGGTCGGCGAGATCATGAAGAACATCGCGCAATGGCGCAAAGCCGAGGGCTATGTCATCGACGGCGCGATCCGCGATGTCGCGGCGTTCGCAGCGGACGACTTTCCCTGCTACGCCCGCGCCGTGATCCACCGTGGCCCCTACAAGAACGGTCCGGGCGAGATCAATGTGCCGGTGACGATCGGCGGCAGCGTGATCTCGCCCGGCGACATCGTGGTCGGCGACGAGGACGGCGTGGTGTCGTTTCCAGCCGCGGGTGCCGCCGCGCTGCTGGAGGCGGTCCGCGTCCAAGTCGCGCGCGAGGAGGAAACGCTGAAGGCGATCCGCGAGGGGCGTTACCAGGGCGCTTACGGCAAGTCCTGA